GGCTGTTGCAGATGATTCCTCCAAGCCTCACCCCTCCTGTCTTTGCATATCGCTTGACGCCCTTTGCAATGTTATTTGCCGCGTACAGGGCCATCATCTCCCCGCTTGCCACAATGTAGATTTCTTTGGCCTTTCCTTCCCGGATGGGCATGGCAAATCCTCCGCAGACCACATCGCCCAATACGTCGTAAAACACATAATCTAAATCATCGGTATATGCACCCAGGTTTTCAAGAAGTCCTATGGAAGTGATTATGCCTCTTCCCGCACAGCCTACCCCCGGCTCCGGGCCACCTGATTCCACACACCTGGTTCCTTTATAGCCTTCCTTCAGGATGCGGTCCAGCTCTACACCATCCCCCTCTTCCCGCAAAGTATCAAGAACCGTTTTCTGTGCCAGGCCGCCAAGGAGCAGCCTGGTGGAATCTGCCTTTGGATCACACCCAACTACCATAACCTTTTTCCCCAGCTCCACTAGCCCTGCCGTCAGGTTTTGGGTTGTAGTGGATTTTCCGATTCCTCCCTTCCCATAAATGGCTATCTGTCTGATTTGTCCCATTGATAAAATCCTCTCTTTCTGATTCGCATAATTAATTGTCGTATAAGTCTTCAATCAAAGTCAGGCTTTCTCTATAGCCCGCATAAGCTTTTCTGTACCTCAATATAAGCTAGAAGTTTCCGGATGGAATCCTCAATATATCCCGGCAGTTCAAAGGCCTCTATGTTGTTTTGATCCAGTGCAGCCCTTGCACCGGCTCCAATCCGGCTGACCAGAATATAATCACAATCCTTCAGCATGGCTGCCACAGCTTTTAACTGTGATTCATCATGCTCCTGTCCCCTGCATACGGGAACTGTTTTCCGGCTTTCCTCATAGGTGAATGTCATACCCCCGCTGTCAGCCTCCACGATGTAAAAGACCTCGGCCCTTCCGAAATGCTGGTTGATCACTTTTCCATCGGTTGATGCCACTGCAATCTTATATTTCACAATGTTTCACCTCCCCCTTTCTTCATCCGTGGGAAAAGGTATCGCTTCCTGCGATCCTTCTCTGGTATATCATATCTCCAAAATCTGTTCCCCAAAGCATGCCCACTGCATCGGCGCGGCAGTGCTGGCAATGGCGGAAAACATCAATATGCTTTCCTGCCATAGTTCTGGCCTCGTCGATCTCCTGGCAAACGGGGGCCGTTTCATGGGAAAGTTCCGATTGAGGGATCAGTGGGATAATGTTGTAGATACATGCTCCTGCCTCTTTTACAGCCTTTGCAATATCCTCAATGTGCGCTCCGTTTATGTTTGGTACCAACACGGTGTTCACCTTTACCGTGATCCCCGAATCCGCTATCTTTTTGATGCCCTTTAACTGGTTTTCTATCAGGATCTCAGCTGCCTGGACTCCCTCATAAATACGCCCATGATACAGGATCCACCGGTTCAGTTTTTCCTCGATTTCAGGATCCACCGCATTTACCGTAACGGTCACGGATTCCACTCCAATTTCAATGATCTCATCCGCCCGCTCATAGAGAAGGAGGCCGTTGGTGCTCATACATTTGATCAGTTCCGGATGGTGTTCCTTTACCAGACAGAAGGTTTCCAGTGCATAATCTGTAGCCAGGGTATCGCCTGGCCCTGCAATGCCTGCAACTGTAATCTCCGGGCAAAGGGTAAGAGCCTTGTCAAGAACTTCCAGCGCCTGTGAAGGAGTGAGCACCTTAGAGGTCACTCCAGGCCTTTCCTCCTCGTCATTGATCCTTCTGTCGCAAAACTTACAGGAAATATTGCAGCCGGGGCTCACCGGAAGATGGATCCGGCCCACGTTATTTTTATTTCCTCCAAAGCATGGGTGTGACTTTTGCAGGTTTTGATATGTATTTGCCATTTTAATCTCTCTTTCTCAACTTTCTTCAATCGGATATTCGCAATCCGCTTCGCTGCTTGTTCATAATCTCATAGCTGCTAACTAGCTTGATGAGGTTAAATCAGGATACAAAAAAAGACAACCTTCTCCTGATACGCATTCCTGCTTATCAGAACCTCCGGTTGTCCAGTCAGTCCTTTAATCTTATTTTTTCTATTTTTTCGATCTGTACGATCTTTCCATCCTGAATGGTGATGGTGATGGAACCATACTTTACGTGGCTGGCCATTTCATGGATCAGCCTGATATATTCTTTTTCTTGATCAGAAGCATTTGAATAGGATATCGGAATCACCTTCTCTCACTTATGGATCGCCGCCGGGCCTTCCTCTAAGCCCTGGCCCGGATTCTTTTTTCTCAGGTGGTTCTTTTTATATGTATTTGACACATCTTTCGTATCTTCTGCATCTTCCTGCCCGTATGGATTGATTAAGTGGTGTTACTGATGAAATTTATCATCTATTTCCGCTTATAAAAAAACAGGTACAATTATAGTACCTGCTAAACTCCTGCCGCTGCGGATCCAGGTATTCTAATACATACAAAAATAAGCTGTATTCATATACATGCACACAGTTTTACAACAACAGCAATCCATTTTATCAAAGCTTGAGAGATGAATAACTCTGGCAGAAACCATTGCGTTTTTCATATGAATAACATCCTTTCTTGTATATCCTATTATTCTTGTAGGTTTAATATGTATTGATTATAGTATCATCTTTTGGGTATGTCAACATTTTTTATTTTTATGATATTTTTTTAACAGCTTGTCCCAATGGAAAAGCCACAAGAAGCCGGAAAATTTCTTATCTCTGGCTTCTTATGGCTTTATTTTTACCTAACTGGCTTTTATAAAACGGAGGCACGCATTAAAGCGTCATCAATACAGCCCGCAATATTCTCTCTTCCCATATCTTCTACAAATCCCGCCCGTTCCATCATTGACATAGGCTGCTCGTTTACATGGGATAATACCAGTGTGACGTTTTTTCTTTTTAAGTTATTGTAAAGCTTTTTTAAACTTTTTAATGCAGTTGTATCCATGGCCGGAACGCTCCGCATGCGAAGGATCAGCACTCTCTTACCATCTTCTAAGACCACCTTTGATATCTTATCGGCGGCTCCAAAGAACATCGGGCCATTGATTTCAAAAACGGCTACATGCCCCGGAACCGGCTTTAAGTCAATTCGGTCCCCATCATGATCCTCTTCATCCTCCAGATACTTCCAGCCATTTACCTCGGCCACATCTGCCATCCGCTTCATGAACAGCAAAGATGCGATGACCAGGCCAACGCCTATGGCCATAACCAGATCAAATACCACAGTCAGGACAAAGGATACCAAAAGTACCGACCAATCGCTTTTGGGGGAGGTTTTTACAATGGAAACAAACTCTCTCCACTCGCTCATATTGTAAGCAACCATAAACAGAATCGCTGCAATGGCCGGCATAGGGATAAGGGCTGCATAGGGCATGAGGAATATGAGGATCAACAGCAGAAGAACCGCGTGAACCATTCCGGCCACAGGAGTCCTTCCCCCGTTTTTAACGTTGGCTGCTGTCCGTGCAATGGCGCCAGTCGCAGGGATTCCTCCAAACAGGGCGGAGAAGGTATTTCCAACACCCTGGGCGATCAGCTCCATGTTGGAATTGTGCCTGCTGCCTATCATGCCGTCAGCCACAACGCAGGACAGCAATGATTCAATGGCAGCTAATACCGCAATGGTCACTGCATCGGGCATGACCTTTCCCATCATGGCAAAGGACAGCCTGGGAATATGAAAAGTCGGAAGGCTGGGGGAGATGGTATACAGATCCCCAATCGTATGTACCGGAAGATCCAGTACTTTTACCAAAACAGCAGTCAAAATAACTGCAATCAAGGATGGGGGGACCTTTTTAAAATATCTCGGCCAGATGATAAGTATGGCAAGGGCAATCATTCCTACCGCCAGCGCCATTGGATTAAAGGTTCCGATGGTGCGTACCACCTGCTCCAGCTTTTCCATAGTCTCCACCGGTGCCTTTTCAAAGGTAAGACCAAGGAAATCCTTTATCTGGCCGATAAAAATGGTCACCGCAATGCCAGCGGTGAACCCGGTTGTAATGGTATACGGAATAAAACGTATCAGGCTTCCCAGCCGTAAAAACCCCATGATCACAAGGAGAACCCCGGCCATAACGGTTGCCGCAGCCAGGCCGTCAAGCCCGTTCTTTAATACGATTCCGGCTACAATGGATGCAAATGCTGCCGTAGGCCCTGCGATCTGCACCTTGCTGCCGCCTAAAAAAGAGATCACTAAGCCCGCAACAATGGCTGTATAAAGCCCTTGCTCCGGCGTCACACCGGAAGCCAGGGCAAGGGCGATGGAAAGGGGCAGAGCAATGATCGCCACGATGATCCCTGAAATGACATCCTTTACGAACTGCTCCCTTGTGTAATACTTCATTGATAAAAAAAACTGTGGGATAAAATCCTTCATCTTTCCTGTTCCTCTGTATATTATAAATTTTTTATAAACTTTTTATAATATAACTGTGAAAAGAGAAGAATGCAAGGAAATTTCCCATGTTTTTCAAATAGTACAAGAATTTCTACCGCAGGCTGTTTGCAGCAAGCAGCTCCAGACCCTCTTCATTCAGCAGCTCCACGTTTCCCCTGGTGAGCTTTACCAGATGATCTGCCTGGAACAGCCGTAAGAGCCGGGTAACCACTTCTCTTGCAGTCCCCAGGTGATGGGCAATCTGCTCATGGGTAATGGAAAGCTCACTGGAACCGTTAAGCCTTCCCTCTTCTAAAAGAAAGGCGGCCAGGCGGCCATCCATTTTCTTATTTAAGACCTGATCCATCAGCCACATGACATCGGAAAAACGGGAAGCCATCAGTTCATTGGTAAAATTGGATACAACTGCCGACTGCTCCATCAGCGTCTTATAAACTTCCGGCGGGATCACAGAAACCACGGAATCCTGCTCCGCTTCCACCGTCACATCGAATTGGATGTTTTTAACCATACAGGGACCGGAAAAAAGGCAGATATCCCGCTCAAGCAGACGGTAAAGCGTCAGCTCACGCCCCTCATCCGATAACATAAAAACCCTTAGCTGCCCAGCGGTCACAAGCAAAAGCCCGCTGCAGCCATCAGCACCGCCATGGACCAGCATACCCTTTTCAAACCTTGCTTCCCTGGCCTTTTCTTTTAAGAGCATTCTCTGTTTCTCTGTCAGCTTATTCCAGAAAGGAAGGTATTCTCCCAACACCATATCATCAAACCTCCATGTGCCTAAGAACGTTGTAACACAATCTCATCATTGCAGTCAAAAATCTTAAAACATTCTTTGTAACCCAGTCTTCCGGACTTCAGTTCTTCTGCCATCAAAAGAAGATTCATGGAATTGACTGCGGCTCCGTAAATCCCGGAACGCATCCGGATGTTCTCAAGCCTTTCCCTAAATCCGCCGGTAAAGGCCCCGGAAACAAATGCAAAGTGATAATGAATCACATCTTTGTCAAAAATCTCCCACCACTTATTTGGATTAAGCTTCTCATTCCGTTCCTTATTTTCCTCTATATAACGGTACATCTCATCAGCCTGCTTAATCGGAAGGGAATACCCCTTTCCATAAGCCTTATTATCAATGATCAGCCCATCTTCTCCATAATATACGCACACATCCGGCTTTCTGGTATCGCCAAGCCTGGCTCCCTTAAAGTTAAGTTCCCCAGTCAGAAGCTGGGCAGTCTGTATCTCATAATCCCGGTCAGAAGTGCCGTCAAATCCTAAATCTAAAAGAAGCAGATACTTATGATCCACATGGTTCAAATGGGATCTTAAATAATCCTTGCACAGGGACACCTCTGATTTTACCGGTACCGGTCCCTGGCTCTTAGAAGGCAGTTCAAGACCGGTTATCTCCTCCATGATCCGATAGGTATTTCCTGTCTTTTTCACATGAAGCCCAATATTTTCAAAGCTTCGGAGGTCATCGAGAATCGTCTCCTCTGCCTCTTCCATACCCATGCCTTTTAAATACTCCTTTACCTGCAAAGGGGAGCGGTAGGCTCCTTCCAGGAATTTTATGATATGGGTCCTCCGGTTGCGTAAATATTCCCGGTCAGCTACCTTGGTAGCCAGCATATCCCACATCACCCGTTTGGGAATCCTGGAAAATCTTGAAACCCCTGTGACATGTTTTAATATGGTCCTTCCCTTTAACGTCAGCTGATAAGACTGTGGAATGGTTCCGGTGCAGGTCAGGCCCCCAATGGAAACGGTTACCTCTTTTGGCACCTTATTGATCCAGCCCATCTGAAAAAGCCAGCTGCAAATAGTCCGGACGTATTTATCGCTGGTTCCTTCCGTATCCTGAAGAAGCTTTGTCCTCTCTTCCCTGGTTTCTGCTTCCGTCAGTCCCTGCAGGATCATGTACTGGGGAATGGAGGTAAAGCCTGCCTCCCCGATGAAGCCAAGTCTTGCTCCTATCTCAAACTTTGTCAGATGCCCTTCTTCTCCTAACAGGGACAGCACCCGGCATACGGGCGGATAGGAAAGCAGTGCGGTCTTTAATGCGCCGGCTTCTTCCTCGCTTCCTGCGGCTGCCTCCGCATATTGCCGCCCCAGCGGGGACAGGGAACAGACATCATCGTTCCGGCTGTAATGGAGAAAACCAATGCTTACCGCCCATCTTAGAAAGGAATCTGCAGGCCAGTCGCTTTGGTATTCCTTCCGCTGTCCTGGCAGAACTGCCTGAATGATCCCGGAACAGGGGGCATTGCTCCTTGTATAACCAACAGGTGTCCCCTTTCCCTTTAAATGGGTATAAGGAATGGTAATCTCCTCGCCGCTTAATTCCCGTATAAACTCATCTCTCCCGTCTTTTTCCGATATGAGTCTGGGTATTTTGTCCATGCGCAGGATCCTGTTGATCTTTGAATCCGGCACGAACGCGGATACCACATTTTTTAAGTTATCCAGGGTATAGGCCTCCTGTACCCAGCCAAATGTCCGATCTGCCACTGTTATTTCCTCTCTGTACGTTTCCTTTTTCTTAAGTATATCATAGCCTCCTGGGATTGACCACGAAATTTTCCCTGGAACACCCAAAGGGTTTGGTTTGTGATGACCGGCTTCCTGTGATATAATGGTGGAAACTTTAGCCTTCGCGAGAATAACCGGACCGGAAAGGAACAGAATTTATGGGAAAATTACAGATGACAATACTAGCTTTTATAGCAATTTCCTGCTGCATTCATATCAGGCGGCAGCTTAAGGACAGAGATTACATCAAACATCTGTTTTTAGGGAGTGATGCCGGAAAAAGCAGGATTCTCTATCTGGATTATGTCCGTCTTATTGCTGCTCTTTTCGTTATTTTAGTCCACTGCCTGGATTTTTCCACAGCCGGACTTACCACCGGGACCAAAGAATGGGTGGCGGTGCAGTCCCTTTCTTCCATACTTCTGG
This genomic stretch from Lacrimispora sphenoides harbors:
- a CDS encoding NifB/NifX family molybdenum-iron cluster-binding protein, which codes for MKYKIAVASTDGKVINQHFGRAEVFYIVEADSGGMTFTYEESRKTVPVCRGQEHDESQLKAVAAMLKDCDYILVSRIGAGARAALDQNNIEAFELPGYIEDSIRKLLAYIEVQKSLCGL
- a CDS encoding radical SAM protein — translated: MANTYQNLQKSHPCFGGNKNNVGRIHLPVSPGCNISCKFCDRRINDEEERPGVTSKVLTPSQALEVLDKALTLCPEITVAGIAGPGDTLATDYALETFCLVKEHHPELIKCMSTNGLLLYERADEIIEIGVESVTVTVNAVDPEIEEKLNRWILYHGRIYEGVQAAEILIENQLKGIKKIADSGITVKVNTVLVPNINGAHIEDIAKAVKEAGACIYNIIPLIPQSELSHETAPVCQEIDEARTMAGKHIDVFRHCQHCRADAVGMLWGTDFGDMIYQRRIAGSDTFSHG
- a CDS encoding YezD family protein translates to MIPISYSNASDQEKEYIRLIHEMASHVKYGSITITIQDGKIVQIEKIEKIRLKD
- a CDS encoding SulP family inorganic anion transporter, translated to MKDFIPQFFLSMKYYTREQFVKDVISGIIVAIIALPLSIALALASGVTPEQGLYTAIVAGLVISFLGGSKVQIAGPTAAFASIVAGIVLKNGLDGLAAATVMAGVLLVIMGFLRLGSLIRFIPYTITTGFTAGIAVTIFIGQIKDFLGLTFEKAPVETMEKLEQVVRTIGTFNPMALAVGMIALAILIIWPRYFKKVPPSLIAVILTAVLVKVLDLPVHTIGDLYTISPSLPTFHIPRLSFAMMGKVMPDAVTIAVLAAIESLLSCVVADGMIGSRHNSNMELIAQGVGNTFSALFGGIPATGAIARTAANVKNGGRTPVAGMVHAVLLLLILIFLMPYAALIPMPAIAAILFMVAYNMSEWREFVSIVKTSPKSDWSVLLVSFVLTVVFDLVMAIGVGLVIASLLFMKRMADVAEVNGWKYLEDEEDHDGDRIDLKPVPGHVAVFEINGPMFFGAADKISKVVLEDGKRVLILRMRSVPAMDTTALKSLKKLYNNLKRKNVTLVLSHVNEQPMSMMERAGFVEDMGRENIAGCIDDALMRASVL
- a CDS encoding Crp/Fnr family transcriptional regulator, with the translated sequence MVLGEYLPFWNKLTEKQRMLLKEKAREARFEKGMLVHGGADGCSGLLLVTAGQLRVFMLSDEGRELTLYRLLERDICLFSGPCMVKNIQFDVTVEAEQDSVVSVIPPEVYKTLMEQSAVVSNFTNELMASRFSDVMWLMDQVLNKKMDGRLAAFLLEEGRLNGSSELSITHEQIAHHLGTAREVVTRLLRLFQADHLVKLTRGNVELLNEEGLELLAANSLR
- a CDS encoding restriction endonuclease FokI C-terminal domain-containing protein, whose product is MADRTFGWVQEAYTLDNLKNVVSAFVPDSKINRILRMDKIPRLISEKDGRDEFIRELSGEEITIPYTHLKGKGTPVGYTRSNAPCSGIIQAVLPGQRKEYQSDWPADSFLRWAVSIGFLHYSRNDDVCSLSPLGRQYAEAAAGSEEEAGALKTALLSYPPVCRVLSLLGEEGHLTKFEIGARLGFIGEAGFTSIPQYMILQGLTEAETREERTKLLQDTEGTSDKYVRTICSWLFQMGWINKVPKEVTVSIGGLTCTGTIPQSYQLTLKGRTILKHVTGVSRFSRIPKRVMWDMLATKVADREYLRNRRTHIIKFLEGAYRSPLQVKEYLKGMGMEEAEETILDDLRSFENIGLHVKKTGNTYRIMEEITGLELPSKSQGPVPVKSEVSLCKDYLRSHLNHVDHKYLLLLDLGFDGTSDRDYEIQTAQLLTGELNFKGARLGDTRKPDVCVYYGEDGLIIDNKAYGKGYSLPIKQADEMYRYIEENKERNEKLNPNKWWEIFDKDVIHYHFAFVSGAFTGGFRERLENIRMRSGIYGAAVNSMNLLLMAEELKSGRLGYKECFKIFDCNDEIVLQRS